In Henriciella litoralis, the genomic window CAATCCAAACATGGAAGTTCTGGAAGACCGGCTGACGCTTTATGATGCCGGTGATCATGCGCTGGTGTTCTCATCGGGCATGGGCGCGATCACAACCGCGCTGCTGGCCTGCGCTGGCGCCGGGACGACGATCCTTCATTCCAGCCCGCTTTATGGCGGGACGGAAGTCTTCATGCGAACCTTCATGCCGGACTTCGGCGTCACGCCGTTCGAGATGGATGCCTGGGCCACTGAAGATGAAATCCTGGCACGCGCCCGCGAAGCGGCAAAAAAAGGCCCGCTGAGCGTCATCTTCACCGAATCGCCAGCCAATCCAACCTGTGCGCTGGTCGATATCGAAGCTTGCGCCCGTGTTGCAGACAAAATTGAGGAAGAGACAGGCCACCGCCCGATCATCATGTGCGACAACACGATGATGGGCCCGATCGGTCATGTCCCCCTGAAGCATGGCGCCGATGTCGCGCTGTACTCGCTGACCAAATATATTGGCGGCCATTCCGACCTCGTCGCCGGCGCTGCGATCGGGAATGAAGAGGCGATCGCGAAGATCCGCCGTGTGCGGAACTATCTCGGCACGACGCTGGATGCCCACACCTGCTGGCTGGTAACACGCTCGCTTGAAACGGTTCAGCTTCGCATGGAAAAGGCGTTCGCGAATGCGCGCGTTTGTGCGGAGTTCCTGCGCGACCACCCAAAGGTCGGCAAGGTGATGTATCCAGCTTTCCTTGAAGAGGGTGACCCTCAGCGCAAGGTCTATGAAGAGCAATGCGAGGCGGCTGGATCGACCTTCTCATTCGATGTGAACGGCGGCAAGGAAGCGGCCTTCCGTCTGCTCGATTCGCTTCAACTCGTGAAACTTGCCGTGAGCCTTGGCGGGACGGAAAGCCTGATGTGCCATCCCGGCTCGACGACGCATTCTGGTGTGGATGAGGCCATCCGCAAACGTATCGGCTTCACCGATGGCCTGATCCGCTTTTCGGTAGGGATTGAGGCCGCCGACGACTTGATCGCCGACCTCACCCAGGCGCTCGATAAGGTTTAGCCGCCAAACCCGTAGACAAGCGATATCCGTGTCGCCGTATCCGTCGCCTCAAATCCAGGCGGCGGATTGGTGTCGTGGCGCACATCGATTGAGAAGCGGGCCGAGAATTTATCGGTCAGCGCGGCCGTCAGGGCGAGAACATTGCCGATCTGCGTCGATTCCTGCGCATAGATAAAGTCGGTCGTGTTTGTGAGCGAAACCGCGTCATTGAAAGCGTGCGCAAACTCCGATTTGCCGACGAAAGCAAAGGACTCTTCGGTCGTGGCGGGCGTTGTGACGGGCGCGCCATTGACCAGCGTCGTTGTCGCGCGCACTTCATCAATCTTGATGCCGGGGCCACCCTGGACCGACCAGTTCGTCGGCTCACCTTCGAGGATAAGATAGCCAAGCCCGCCGCCCACAAAGAGACGCGAGTCAAAACCGGAAAACTCATCTTTCTCGTAGGAGGTACGGCCGAAGGCGAACAGCTTGTCGCCAATCTGCCGGTCGACCTCACCGGCGAGGAAATATCGGTTCTTGGTCTCGACAGAGTCCGTTTCACCATAATCCGCAGCCGCTTCGCCAGAATAGGTCCAGAAGCCCGACTTGCGGTTTAGCTTGAGGGAGAGGCCGAGATCGGCCGTTTCTGTGTTGCCCGTTGTGTAGCCAGCGCTGAACGCGCCTTCGCCGGTCCAGCCATCCTGCGCGACCGCGATCGGGGCCAGCAGGCAGCTTGCAGCAAGAATTGATGTAATCCGGTATCTCATGGGCTGTCGCTCCTTATTTTTCCGGCCTCCTCCTCTCAAACAGACACGAACAAGGCGTTAACCATGCTGGGGCAGGGCGATGGCGATATGAGGTTCAGCCCCCGGCCGGGCTTGCAGGAATTGATTTCTCATGAAACCAAGGGGCATGACTGATTTGGCAATAAAGACCTCTGACGATGAGGCCGTCTGCGCGCGAATTGCAGACGCTGAAAACGACATCAAGCAGCGTATGCTTGACTGGTCCGCAATCAACACAGGCAGCTGGAACCGCGAAGGTCTGGAGAGGCTCGCGCCGAAGCTTGCAGATGCATTCTCGGCGCTGGATGCCGAGGTCAAACTGCAACCTTCCCTGCCGTTCGAAAAAGTCGACGACAAGGGAAAGGCCGTGGATTTCCAGACCGCGCCAATCCTCCGGGTCAATTCACGCCCCGAGGCGCCGGTTCAGATCATTATGAGCGGGCATTACGACACTGTCTTTCCGCCAGGCACCTTTACTGAGATCACCGAGATGGATGACGGGCGTCTGAACGGGCCGGGTCTGGCCGATATGAAGGGCGGACTGTCCGTCATGCTCGAGGCATTGAAAGCCTTTGAGGCGGGCCCTTTAAAGGACAAGCTTGGCTATCAGATCGTCGTCTCTCCGGATGAGGAGATCGGTAATTTTGCGAGCTCTGGCGCTTTGAAAGAGGCGGCTCAGTCCGGCGCCATGGTCGGGATGACCTATGAGCCATGCATGGAAACGGGCGCGATGTCCGGCGGCCGCAAAGGCTCTGCCGTGTTCGACATCGTCCTGCATGGCCGCTCGGCCCATGCGGGCCGCTCAAAGGAAGATGGCCGTAGCGCCCTCGAGGCCGCTGCCCATATGGTCGTGGACATTGAAGCACTGAACAATCGCCGCGAAGGCGTCTCGTTCAACGTCGGCAGTATCGACGGCGGCAATGCCGTAAATATCGTGCCGGATCTTGCAATTGTCCGCTTCGGGGCCCGCGCGCCCGATGCCGATGCGGCCCAGTGGGCAACATGGGAAGTTGAGCGTCTCTTCAAGGAAGCCACCGTACGCGACGGGATTACCGGACATCTGCATGGCGGGTTCTATCGCCCTCCAAAGCCGCGAAACGAAGCTCAGCAAGCGTTGTTCACTGCTGTCGCCGATACCGGCCGGGCGCTGGATCTTCAGCTTGAGTTCCAGGACACAGGCGGCGTCTGTGAAGGCAACAATATCTTCGCGGCCGGTGTGCCAAATGTCGACACGCTGGGCGTGATGGGCGGACGCATCCACTCGAGTGAAGAATATGTGGTGTTGTCCAGCCTGGTTGAGCGGGCAAGCCTCTCGGCACTCCTTCTGAACCGTTTTGCCGATGGACGTATCGACGCAAACAAGATCAAGGCGCTAATGGAATGAGCTCTTCCTATGTCATGCGGCCGGCCCGGCTGGATGATTTCGACTCCCTAATGACGCTTGCCGAGGAATCCGGGCCAGGCTTCACCAGCTTGCCTGTGCATGAAGGTATTATTCGAGAGCGGCTTGAAAAGTCCGAAAAGGCTTTTTCGGGCAAACTCGATCAGCCGCAATACGGCAAGTATCTCATGATGATGATCGATCATGAGACGGGCGAGGTGGGCGGCTGCAGCGCTGTAAAGGCCGGTGTCGGTATCGAGCAGCCTTTCTTCAATTACCGCGTCATCACGCTGGCTCAGGCCAGCCAGGCAGCTGACCGCCGGTTTGATATGGACGCGCTGGTGCTGACCAATGAATTCGTCGGCTATACGGAAGTCGGTACGCTCTTCCTGCGTCAGTCGCATCGCGGCGGTGGGGCAGGGCGGCTCGCGGCCCAGTCGCGCTATCTGTTGATGGCCTGCGAACCGGAACGCTTCGGCGACATGGTCCTGGCGGAGCTTCGCGGTGTCGTGGACGCCAAGGGCCAGACCCCTTTCTGGGATGCGATAGGACGGCATTTCTTCGGCATGGAATTCGCCGAGGCCGACATCCTGTCTGCCGTCTCAGACAATCAGTTCATCCTGGACCTGATGCCGAAATATCCGATCTATGTGGACCTTCTGCCGCCGGAAGCGCGCGAGGTTATCGGCCGCTGCCATGCAGACGGCGTCGGCGCACTGAAGCTGCTCGAATGGGAAGGTTTCCGTTTCGAGCGGACAGTCGACATTTTTGATGGTGGCCCGCTTGTGGCCGCGCCGCGTGGTCTCATCCGGACGATCCGCGAAAGCCGTCTTGTCAAGCTGGTTGAAGGCGAGGCACGCGGCAGAACGGGCATCGCGTCCAATGATAATTTTGAGGATATCCGCATCTCTCTCCTTGAGGGCGAGCTGCGCGGCGATAGCGAATTCGTCACCTCACAGGCGGTCCTTGATCGCCTCAAGCTGCGATCCGGCAGCGTTGCAAGACTTTGGCTGAGGAGCTGAACAATGTCGAAAGGCGTTTATATCAATGGCAAATGGTCTGCCGGCGACGGCGACTGGTTTGAGAAGACCTGCCCGGCAACTGGCGAAACCAGCTGGGAAGGGCAGGCGGCCAGTGCGTCGCAGGTGAATGCAGCGGTTGAGGCCGCGCAGGCTGCCGGCGTTGCCTGGCGCCACACCCCGCAGCATGACCGCACCCGAATTCTTGAAGCCTATGCCGAAGCTGTGGGCGAGCGCGCTGAACAGATATCTGAGGCGATCAGCCGGGATATGGGCAAGGCGCGCTGGGAATCGATGGGCGAAGCCGGCGCCATGCGCGGCAAGATTGCCGTCTCGATCCAGGCGCAGGTAGAGCGCGCAGGCGGACGACAGGATGAGACGGCCTTCGGCTCCGCGCATCTGACGCACCGCGCGCATGGCGTAATGGCCGTGTTCGGCCCATTCAACTTCCCCGGCCATCTGCCGAACGGGCATATCGTGCCGGCGCTGTTGGCGGGCAATACGGTGGTCTTCAAGCCATCTGAACTGGCCCCGGCCGTCGCTAAGATCATGGTTGAGTGTTTCGAAGCGGCTGGACTTCCGGCAGGCGTGCTGAACGTCATTCATGGCGGGCGCCACACGGGCGCAGCCTTGCTGGATGCCGAGATCAACGGTCTGCTGTTCACCGGGTCTGCAAATACAGGCACGGCATTTCACCGCCACTTTGCCGGTCGCCCGGAAGTGATTCTCGCGCTCGAAATGGGCGGTAACAATCCACTGATCGTATGGGACCCGGCCGATATTGAGGCGGCGGGTGACATCGCAGCTCAGTCGGCCTTTCTGACGACAGGCCAGCGGTGCAGCTGTGCCCGCCGCGTCTACGTCCCGCAAGGCAAGTTCGGCGACAGCGTGATCGAAGCCATTGTCGAGCGCGCCCGTAGCCTCAAGATCGGGGCGTGGGATGAGGATGACGTCTTCATGGGGCCGCTGGTCTCAGAGCAGGCTGCGCAGGCCGCTGTGGACTTTCAGACCATGCTTTCCAAGGCGGGCGGCAAACCGCTACGCCGTCTCAAGCGCATGGATCGCGGCGGCGGTTTCGTCACCGCGGGCGTCATCGATATGACGGACGCCGGGAATGTGCCCGACGAAGAGCTGTTCGGCCCGCTCATGCAGGTGTTCCGCGTGAAAGACTTCGATGCTGCGATCCTGAAGGCAAACGACACGCGCTTTGGTCTCTCAGGTGGCCTCGTCAGCGATGATGATGCGCTGTGGCTGCGGGCTCATAATGAGATGCGGGCAGGTATCCTCAACCGGAACCGGCCAACCGCTGGCGCAGCTGGCAACATGCCGTTCGGCGGACCAGGCCTGTCAGGCAATTTCCGACCCGGCGCCTACTATGCAGCAGACTATTGCGCCTGGCCGCAAGCCAGCCAGGTGGCGGACACCGCAGAGCGTATGTCCGCGCAGGGCTTCGGCAAGAAAGCCTAGAACGGATTGAGCGTATAACCGTCCCGCGCCAGAAGCGCGTGGGCGGTCATCGCCGATAGCGACATCTGCACGCCGGGTAGAAGGTCTTCCTTGGTGATCCCGCGCGCTGCAGCGGTCTGTCCGCACAGATAGATCGGCACACCATTGGCGATCAGCGCTTCGACCAGCTTGGTGGTGTCAGATGCCTCTGCATCTTCAGCAGGCTTTGTCAGATGCGTTGCAGCGCCGCCATGAACGACAATTGCTGGCTTGATGTCCTCCAGCGGAATACCGGCTCGGGCATGCATGTTGATGAAACGTGCCACACTCTCGAACCGCTTGTTCAGCACGTCGTCTTCACTGGCCTCAGCGATATCAAAGACGACCTTGAACTCCGTCCCCTCCGGGATCGCCTGATCCGATTCCACCTGTGCGGTCGGGCCAAACGCCTCAAAAACCGGCCCGGTTGAGAAGCCGTTTTTTGCCGATTGCGCACTTGCCGTGAACGTCAGGGCTGCGCCAAGCAGGGCGCTCATCATCAATCGTTTCATCATGCTCGGTCCTCTGTTCTGCGCAGTCCAGCCTACTACCCGTCTGCACAGAGTCGATAGCGCGTCTTTCCATGCTGGCGCGGCGGGTGTAACCCGCTGAGATGAGCACAGCGTACGAAGTCAATTTCGACGGCCTGATCGGCCCCAGTCACAATTATGGCGGCATGTCGCACGGCAATCTCGCCAGTTCGAAGAACGAGGGCGACGTCTCCAACCCGCGCGAGGCCGCGCTGCAGGGGCTGGAGAAAATGCGCCTGCTTCACCGCGCCGGGCTAAAGCAGGGCATCCTGCCGCCTCTGCCGCGCCCGAATTTTGACCTCCTCGCCAGCGCAGGCTTCGGTGGCTCCGATGCCGCCATGATTGAAGCGGCCGCACAGCAGGCGCCAGCGCTTCTGAAAGCCGCCTATAGCGCCAGCGCGATGTGGGCCGCCAATGCCGCGACCGTCTCGCCCTCGGCGGACGCTGCAGATGGCCGCCTGCACCTCACATCGGCAAATCTGTCGACCATGCTGCACCGCTCTATCGAGCATCCCGACACCACCGCCGCGCTGCTGTCGATCTTTGAGCGTGAGGACATGTTCGCGGTCCATGGCGCGCTGCCGCCGCATGCTGATTTTTCAGACGAAGGCGCCGCCAACCATGTCCGTCTTTGCGCCGAGCATGGCGCGCCCGGCGTCGAGCTCTTCGTCTATGGCCGCGAGCCCGGCGAGAGCACCGTCGGCTTCCCGGCCCGTCAGAGCCTTCTCGCCAGCCAGTCCATCGCCCGAGCCCACGCCCTCAGCCATGACCGGACCGTCTTCGCGCGCCAGTCGACGGCGGCCATTGATGCCGGCGCATTCCACAATGACGTTGTCTGCGTCGGCGCGCTGGAAACGCTCTTCTTCCATGAGCTCGCTTTCGAAGACACCGATGGCATGCTGGAGCAGCTACGCCGGGCCGCGGATGGCTTGTTTGAGCTAAAGCCCGTCATGGTGCCGGAAGCTGAAGTGCCAATTGGCGACGCGATCACGTCTTACCTGTTTAACTCGCAGCTCCTGCAGATGCCCGGCGAAGACCGGCTCGTTCTGCTCGCGCCGCTGGAGACGCAGGAAACCGACAGCACACGTAACTTCTGTG contains:
- the astB gene encoding N-succinylarginine dihydrolase; translated protein: MSTAYEVNFDGLIGPSHNYGGMSHGNLASSKNEGDVSNPREAALQGLEKMRLLHRAGLKQGILPPLPRPNFDLLASAGFGGSDAAMIEAAAQQAPALLKAAYSASAMWAANAATVSPSADAADGRLHLTSANLSTMLHRSIEHPDTTAALLSIFEREDMFAVHGALPPHADFSDEGAANHVRLCAEHGAPGVELFVYGREPGESTVGFPARQSLLASQSIARAHALSHDRTVFARQSTAAIDAGAFHNDVVCVGALETLFFHELAFEDTDGMLEQLRRAADGLFELKPVMVPEAEVPIGDAITSYLFNSQLLQMPGEDRLVLLAPLETQETDSTRNFCERMVAGNGPIGRVQYVDVRQSMRNGGGPACLRLRVVMTEVELASCHQDVLVSDEKIDALQAIVSETYRDRVVSADLADPAFADECRTAREQLLEELGLSSLA
- a CDS encoding arginine N-succinyltransferase, with protein sequence MSSSYVMRPARLDDFDSLMTLAEESGPGFTSLPVHEGIIRERLEKSEKAFSGKLDQPQYGKYLMMMIDHETGEVGGCSAVKAGVGIEQPFFNYRVITLAQASQAADRRFDMDALVLTNEFVGYTEVGTLFLRQSHRGGGAGRLAAQSRYLLMACEPERFGDMVLAELRGVVDAKGQTPFWDAIGRHFFGMEFAEADILSAVSDNQFILDLMPKYPIYVDLLPPEAREVIGRCHADGVGALKLLEWEGFRFERTVDIFDGGPLVAAPRGLIRTIRESRLVKLVEGEARGRTGIASNDNFEDIRISLLEGELRGDSEFVTSQAVLDRLKLRSGSVARLWLRS
- a CDS encoding cystathionine gamma-synthase family protein, which gives rise to MSKPEKTYRKRKIGDHVLKPESLVMGYGFDPSMSEGSIKPPIFMTSTFAFKSARDGEALFRQLAGKREDGDPEEADLIYTRFNNPNMEVLEDRLTLYDAGDHALVFSSGMGAITTALLACAGAGTTILHSSPLYGGTEVFMRTFMPDFGVTPFEMDAWATEDEILARAREAAKKGPLSVIFTESPANPTCALVDIEACARVADKIEEETGHRPIIMCDNTMMGPIGHVPLKHGADVALYSLTKYIGGHSDLVAGAAIGNEEAIAKIRRVRNYLGTTLDAHTCWLVTRSLETVQLRMEKAFANARVCAEFLRDHPKVGKVMYPAFLEEGDPQRKVYEEQCEAAGSTFSFDVNGGKEAAFRLLDSLQLVKLAVSLGGTESLMCHPGSTTHSGVDEAIRKRIGFTDGLIRFSVGIEAADDLIADLTQALDKV
- a CDS encoding DUF481 domain-containing protein, with translation MRYRITSILAASCLLAPIAVAQDGWTGEGAFSAGYTTGNTETADLGLSLKLNRKSGFWTYSGEAAADYGETDSVETKNRYFLAGEVDRQIGDKLFAFGRTSYEKDEFSGFDSRLFVGGGLGYLILEGEPTNWSVQGGPGIKIDEVRATTTLVNGAPVTTPATTEESFAFVGKSEFAHAFNDAVSLTNTTDFIYAQESTQIGNVLALTAALTDKFSARFSIDVRHDTNPPPGFEATDTATRISLVYGFGG
- a CDS encoding DsrE family protein — translated: MMKRLMMSALLGAALTFTASAQSAKNGFSTGPVFEAFGPTAQVESDQAIPEGTEFKVVFDIAEASEDDVLNKRFESVARFINMHARAGIPLEDIKPAIVVHGGAATHLTKPAEDAEASDTTKLVEALIANGVPIYLCGQTAAARGITKEDLLPGVQMSLSAMTAHALLARDGYTLNPF
- a CDS encoding hydrolase, which translates into the protein MTDLAIKTSDDEAVCARIADAENDIKQRMLDWSAINTGSWNREGLERLAPKLADAFSALDAEVKLQPSLPFEKVDDKGKAVDFQTAPILRVNSRPEAPVQIIMSGHYDTVFPPGTFTEITEMDDGRLNGPGLADMKGGLSVMLEALKAFEAGPLKDKLGYQIVVSPDEEIGNFASSGALKEAAQSGAMVGMTYEPCMETGAMSGGRKGSAVFDIVLHGRSAHAGRSKEDGRSALEAAAHMVVDIEALNNRREGVSFNVGSIDGGNAVNIVPDLAIVRFGARAPDADAAQWATWEVERLFKEATVRDGITGHLHGGFYRPPKPRNEAQQALFTAVADTGRALDLQLEFQDTGGVCEGNNIFAAGVPNVDTLGVMGGRIHSSEEYVVLSSLVERASLSALLLNRFADGRIDANKIKALME
- the astD gene encoding succinylglutamate-semialdehyde dehydrogenase, with translation MSKGVYINGKWSAGDGDWFEKTCPATGETSWEGQAASASQVNAAVEAAQAAGVAWRHTPQHDRTRILEAYAEAVGERAEQISEAISRDMGKARWESMGEAGAMRGKIAVSIQAQVERAGGRQDETAFGSAHLTHRAHGVMAVFGPFNFPGHLPNGHIVPALLAGNTVVFKPSELAPAVAKIMVECFEAAGLPAGVLNVIHGGRHTGAALLDAEINGLLFTGSANTGTAFHRHFAGRPEVILALEMGGNNPLIVWDPADIEAAGDIAAQSAFLTTGQRCSCARRVYVPQGKFGDSVIEAIVERARSLKIGAWDEDDVFMGPLVSEQAAQAAVDFQTMLSKAGGKPLRRLKRMDRGGGFVTAGVIDMTDAGNVPDEELFGPLMQVFRVKDFDAAILKANDTRFGLSGGLVSDDDALWLRAHNEMRAGILNRNRPTAGAAGNMPFGGPGLSGNFRPGAYYAADYCAWPQASQVADTAERMSAQGFGKKA